In a single window of the Necator americanus strain Aroian chromosome X, whole genome shotgun sequence genome:
- a CDS encoding hypothetical protein (NECATOR_CHRX.G21797.T1), whose product MRRITVLSLIVTSCLAYNDRYAKDYGSRDYAIDESIVSYPRSVTHTFPNRTQCMELCELPCTITNVYMENRNIEMYNCVKLRPPKVSMLGSIKANSFYMTLLVLGVITLAIVLFITLCFCCSYCCRQPVGSRGSSKDALNPADDGEFREYLTEPDVGAIRKERDFSRRPRGTPHVV is encoded by the exons ATGCGACGTATAACAGTGTTGTCCCTCATTGTTACCTCATGTCTAGCATATAATGATCGTTATGCAAAAGACTATGGTAGCCGGGACTACGCTATCGACGAGTCAATTGTCTCATACCCGCGGTCAG TCACACATACTTTCCCGAATCGTACACAATGTATGGAACTATGCGAATTACCGTGCACCATCACAAACGTCTACATGGAGAATCGTAACATTGAAATGTACAACTGTGTCAAGCTTCGTCCGCCCAAG GTTTCCATGCTTGGCTCCATCAAAGCGAATTCATTCTACATGACATTACTAGTGTTAGGTGTAATTACACTAGCTATTGTGCTCTTCATTACTCTCTGTTTTTGCTGTTCATATTGTTGTCGTCAACCTGTTGGCAGCAGAGGATCATCGAAGGATGCGTTGAATCCGGCTGATGATGGAGAATTTAG AGAATATCTGACGGAACCTGATGTAGGTGCTATTAGAAAGGAACGAGATTTTTCGAGAAGACCTCGTGGAACTCCTCATGTTGTCTAA